In Paenibacillus sonchi, a single genomic region encodes these proteins:
- a CDS encoding NAD(P)/FAD-dependent oxidoreductase, producing the protein MKLISGQAPWERTLPHFPVYPVLDGDITCDCLIVGGGMGGAMASYRLSSSGASTVLIDKYAVGNGSTFANTGLLKVANDKSLTSCMNTFGADNGLLFYKLCRKAIGDILKLPGTLDIDPHIIPRSSLLYASFPEDVAALKLEHEHLAAHGFDTEFWEEDKIRAHYSFAKPAAIYSRGDVETNPFRMLHSLIHKAHASGVRVYEHTKARHFDFGTEGVTCYTESGRIFANHVIFALGYETQEMKKDRGAELIYTYAMMTRPLKNLPHWHEQSLIWETARPYLYFRTTKDGRIIAGGKDEQLSDPGQREARVRSRSRRLLEELEALFPEIKGAAAEFAWGGVFGTSHDGLPFIGPHPEYPHCYFIEGYGGNGTVYSMIAAELLADTLAGISRPELELFSLTRTSRPSPSFPAVQA; encoded by the coding sequence ATGAAATTAATCAGCGGGCAGGCGCCCTGGGAGAGAACCTTGCCTCATTTTCCTGTTTATCCTGTGCTGGATGGGGATATCACATGCGATTGCCTGATCGTAGGCGGAGGTATGGGAGGGGCGATGGCATCTTACCGCTTGTCCTCAAGCGGAGCCAGTACCGTATTGATTGATAAATATGCAGTGGGAAACGGCAGTACGTTTGCCAACACCGGATTGCTAAAGGTTGCTAACGACAAATCCTTGACCTCCTGCATGAATACTTTTGGAGCAGATAACGGCCTATTATTCTACAAGCTATGCCGCAAGGCGATTGGGGATATCCTGAAGCTGCCGGGCACACTGGATATTGATCCGCACATTATTCCCAGAAGCAGCCTGCTGTATGCGAGCTTTCCGGAGGATGTTGCCGCGCTGAAGCTGGAGCATGAACATTTGGCCGCGCATGGTTTTGACACAGAATTCTGGGAGGAAGACAAAATCAGGGCCCATTACTCCTTCGCCAAACCAGCAGCCATCTACTCCCGAGGGGATGTGGAAACGAACCCGTTCCGGATGCTGCACAGTCTCATTCATAAAGCACACGCAAGCGGTGTCCGTGTATATGAGCATACGAAGGCCCGTCATTTTGATTTTGGAACGGAAGGGGTAACCTGTTATACAGAGAGCGGCCGCATCTTTGCCAACCATGTTATTTTTGCCTTGGGCTATGAAACCCAGGAGATGAAAAAGGACCGGGGAGCCGAGCTGATTTATACCTACGCCATGATGACCCGGCCTTTGAAGAACCTCCCCCACTGGCATGAACAAAGCCTGATCTGGGAAACGGCCCGGCCTTATTTGTATTTCCGCACAACGAAAGACGGGCGTATCATTGCCGGGGGCAAGGATGAGCAGCTATCTGATCCTGGGCAACGCGAGGCCAGAGTCCGGTCCCGGAGCCGGCGGCTGCTTGAAGAGCTTGAAGCCCTCTTCCCCGAGATTAAGGGGGCAGCTGCAGAGTTCGCCTGGGGCGGTGTATTCGGGACCTCCCATGACGGCCTGCCTTTTATCGGCCCCCATCCGGAATATCCCCACTGTTATTTCATCGAAGGCTATGGCGGCAACGGAACCGTCTACAGCATGATCGCGGCAGAACTCCTGGCCGATACCCTGGCAGGCATTTCCCGGCCGGAGCTTGAGCTGTTTTCACTGACCCGGACGTCCAGACCTTCTCCTTCTTTTCCGGCTGTTCAGGCATAA
- a CDS encoding flavocytochrome c, producing the protein MKKKAGAALILILSVMLVIAGCGNNGSSNSTGNKSKDNEAKKETTEAVSGASEASYTPYDQLKDKYDIIIVGAGGAGMSAALEAKAKGMNPVILEKMPVAGGNTTKSSSGMNASQTKFQKEQGIEDSNDLFYEETLKGGHDTNDKELLRFFVDNSAGAIDWLDSIGIRLNNITITGGMKEKRTHRPEDGSAVGQYLVKGLVKNVQEQGIPLFVNADVKEITEKDGKVTGVKVLFNQADEKTITGSAVIVTTGGFGANKEMIAEVRPDLEGLVTTNQVGSTGDGIQMIEKLGGTTVDMDQIQVHPTVQQEKSYLIGEAVRGEGAILVSSEGKRFTNEMDTRDHVTAAINKLPEKAAILVFDSGVKSRVKAIEQYEKMGFVLTSDSIEGLAKEMNVPADELQKTMDTWNSAVKNKKDAEFGRTTGMDNDLSGAPFYAIKIGPGIHYTMGGVKINTNTEVLNKEGQPITGLFAAGEVVGGLHGQNRIGGNSVAEIIIFGRQAGIKSAEFVKAQ; encoded by the coding sequence ATGAAAAAGAAAGCAGGCGCTGCTCTTATTCTCATTCTCTCGGTCATGCTCGTTATCGCAGGATGCGGCAACAATGGCAGCAGTAACAGCACCGGGAACAAGAGTAAGGACAATGAGGCCAAAAAAGAGACCACTGAAGCAGTATCGGGGGCATCGGAAGCAAGCTATACACCGTATGATCAATTAAAAGATAAATATGATATCATCATCGTCGGTGCGGGTGGTGCCGGTATGTCGGCAGCGCTTGAGGCCAAAGCGAAAGGCATGAATCCGGTTATTCTGGAGAAAATGCCGGTAGCGGGCGGAAATACGACCAAATCCTCTTCGGGGATGAACGCTTCGCAGACGAAGTTCCAAAAAGAGCAAGGCATTGAGGACAGCAATGATTTATTTTATGAAGAGACGCTAAAAGGCGGCCACGATACCAACGATAAAGAGCTGCTCCGTTTCTTCGTGGACAATTCTGCGGGTGCCATCGACTGGCTGGATTCCATCGGAATCCGCTTGAACAATATCACCATTACCGGCGGGATGAAGGAAAAACGCACACACCGTCCTGAAGACGGCTCTGCGGTAGGGCAGTATCTGGTCAAGGGATTAGTGAAAAACGTACAAGAGCAAGGTATCCCGCTATTTGTGAATGCGGATGTCAAGGAAATTACCGAAAAAGACGGTAAGGTTACCGGTGTCAAAGTCCTGTTCAACCAGGCAGACGAAAAAACAATAACAGGTTCTGCTGTCATTGTCACCACCGGAGGTTTCGGCGCCAATAAAGAAATGATTGCCGAGGTTAGACCTGATCTGGAAGGGCTCGTAACCACCAACCAAGTTGGCAGCACCGGCGACGGCATCCAAATGATTGAGAAGCTCGGCGGCACCACAGTCGATATGGATCAAATCCAGGTTCACCCGACCGTGCAGCAGGAGAAATCCTATCTGATCGGGGAGGCTGTTCGCGGTGAAGGCGCAATCCTCGTATCAAGTGAAGGCAAACGGTTCACCAACGAAATGGATACCCGTGATCATGTCACCGCAGCCATTAATAAGCTTCCTGAAAAAGCAGCGATTCTTGTCTTTGATTCCGGCGTTAAATCCCGTGTCAAAGCGATTGAACAATATGAGAAAATGGGATTTGTTCTGACCTCAGACTCGATTGAAGGCCTGGCCAAGGAAATGAATGTTCCGGCAGATGAGCTGCAAAAGACAATGGATACCTGGAACAGCGCAGTGAAGAATAAGAAGGATGCCGAATTCGGCAGAACTACAGGAATGGATAACGACTTGTCCGGCGCGCCATTCTACGCGATCAAAATCGGTCCCGGGATTCACTACACCATGGGCGGTGTAAAAATCAACACAAACACAGAAGTATTAAATAAAGAAGGTCAACCGATCACAGGTCTGTTCGCGGCTGGTGAAGTAGTGGGCGGGCTGCATGGCCAAAACCGGATCGGCGGCAACTCGGTCGCGGAAATTATTATCTTTGGGCGTCAAGCAGGGATTAAATCGGCTGAATTTGTAAAAGCACAATAA
- a CDS encoding spore coat protein translates to MYTQNGQFMADEDLLTMILDDLKRTVREYTTAATESNCQTVRRAFTDLTLDTLRIQGDLYNQMSQMGFYKAPDKALRQAVDKQIQSAQQIQQKSQQFVQQKMNGTGDFRQAPNVPQHQPNVHSSYYM, encoded by the coding sequence GTGTACACACAAAACGGACAATTTATGGCGGATGAAGATCTGTTGACTATGATTTTGGATGACCTGAAACGGACAGTACGCGAATATACGACAGCGGCGACAGAATCAAACTGTCAAACTGTGCGCCGGGCTTTCACTGACCTGACTCTGGATACACTGCGGATTCAGGGGGATCTGTACAACCAGATGTCGCAGATGGGATTCTATAAAGCACCTGACAAAGCCCTCCGGCAAGCCGTCGACAAACAGATCCAAAGTGCACAGCAGATCCAGCAGAAAAGCCAGCAGTTTGTGCAGCAGAAAATGAATGGCACCGGTGATTTCAGACAGGCTCCGAATGTGCCGCAGCATCAGCCTAACGTGCACAGTTCCTATTATATGTAA